A genomic region of Streptomyces diastaticus subsp. diastaticus contains the following coding sequences:
- a CDS encoding RNA polymerase sigma factor: protein MSASTSRTLPPEIAESQSVMALIERGKADGQIAGDDVRRAFEADQIPATQWKNVLRSLNQILEEEGVTLMVSAAEPKRTRKSVAAKSPAKRTATTRTVTAKAAPAKKSAPAAAPTDEESAEAPVKKAAAKKTAAKKTAKKATAKKTAAKKTAAKNVVDELLDDEAEEKPTTGKPGEEGAPEGTGGESQGFVLSDDDEDDAPAQQVAAAGATADPVKDYLKQIGKVPLLNAEQEVELAKRIEAGLFAEDKLANADKIAPKLKRELEIIAEDGRRAKNHLLEANLRLVVSLAKRYTGRGMLFLDLIQEGNLGLIRAVEKFDYTKGYKFSTYATWWIRQAITRAMADQARTIRIPVHMVEVINKLARVQRQMLQDLGREPTPEELAKELDMTPEKVIEVQKYGREPISLHTPLGEDGDSEFGDLIEDSEAVVPADAVSFTLLQEQLHSVLDTLSEREAGVVSMRFGLTDGQPKTLDEIGKVYGVTRERIRQIESKTMSKLRHPSRSQVLRDYLD from the coding sequence GTGTCGGCCAGCACATCCCGTACGCTCCCGCCGGAGATCGCCGAGTCCCAGTCTGTGATGGCGCTGATCGAGCGGGGAAAGGCTGATGGGCAGATCGCCGGCGACGACGTGCGTCGGGCCTTCGAAGCTGACCAGATCCCGGCCACTCAGTGGAAGAACGTTCTGCGCAGCCTCAATCAGATCCTCGAGGAAGAGGGTGTGACGCTGATGGTCAGTGCGGCGGAGCCCAAGCGCACCCGGAAGAGCGTCGCGGCGAAGAGTCCGGCGAAGCGCACCGCCACCACCAGGACGGTGACCGCCAAGGCGGCCCCGGCGAAGAAGAGCGCCCCCGCGGCCGCGCCGACGGACGAGGAGTCCGCGGAGGCGCCCGTGAAGAAGGCGGCGGCCAAGAAGACCGCCGCCAAGAAGACGGCGAAGAAGGCGACGGCGAAGAAGACCGCCGCCAAGAAGACCGCGGCCAAGAACGTCGTCGACGAGCTGCTCGACGACGAGGCAGAGGAGAAGCCCACCACCGGCAAGCCGGGCGAGGAAGGCGCGCCCGAGGGCACCGGTGGCGAGAGCCAGGGCTTCGTCCTGTCCGACGACGACGAGGACGACGCGCCCGCGCAGCAGGTCGCGGCGGCCGGCGCCACCGCCGACCCGGTCAAGGACTACCTCAAGCAGATCGGCAAGGTCCCGCTCCTCAACGCCGAGCAGGAGGTCGAGCTCGCCAAGCGGATCGAGGCCGGCCTCTTCGCCGAGGACAAGCTCGCCAACGCCGACAAGATCGCCCCGAAGCTCAAGCGCGAGCTGGAGATCATCGCCGAGGACGGCCGCCGGGCCAAGAACCACCTGCTGGAGGCCAACCTCCGCCTCGTGGTCTCGCTGGCCAAGCGTTACACCGGCCGCGGCATGCTCTTCCTGGACCTGATCCAGGAGGGCAACCTCGGCCTGATCCGTGCCGTCGAGAAGTTCGACTACACCAAGGGCTACAAGTTCTCCACGTACGCCACCTGGTGGATCCGGCAGGCGATCACCCGCGCCATGGCCGACCAGGCCCGCACCATCCGCATCCCGGTGCACATGGTCGAGGTCATCAACAAGCTGGCCCGCGTCCAGCGCCAGATGCTCCAGGACCTGGGCCGCGAGCCCACTCCGGAGGAGCTGGCCAAGGAACTCGACATGACCCCCGAGAAGGTCATCGAGGTGCAGAAGTACGGCCGCGAGCCCATCTCTCTGCACACCCCGCTCGGCGAGGACGGCGACAGCGAGTTCGGTGACCTCATCGAGGACTCCGAGGCGGTCGTCCCGGCCGACGCGGTCTCCTTCACGCTCCTCCAGGAGCAGCTGCACTCCGTCCTCGACACGCTCTCCGAGCGTGAGGCGGGCGTGGTCTCGATGCGGTTCGGTCTCACCGACGGTCAGCCGAAGACCCTCGACGAGATCGGCAAGGTCTACGGCGTGACGCGTGAGCGCATCCGCCAGATCGAGTCGAAGACCATGTCGAAGCTGCGCCACCCGTCCCGCTCGCAGGTCCTGCGCGACTACCTCGACTAG
- a CDS encoding FadR/GntR family transcriptional regulator: MLFTKDLKAVGDDADKGSVTTLAHSMMTAARSADSGFAGPGELDRYPYGEVPGPERSASAWEGGDSGLGRAVRRPTSNRGRGLHGQLVQQLGQMIVSGDLGADRPLVPEEIGQRFEVSRTVVRESLRVLEAKGLVSARPNVGTRVRPVSDWNLLDPDIIEWRAFGPQREDQRRELGELRWTIEPLAARLAAGHGREDAQQRLADMVEIMGHALGQGDLMTFSRADAEFHGLLIQLAGNRMLEHLSGIVSAALQVSGGPATGCDRPNETSLAHHARIIDTLAEGDGAAAEHAMRQLLTAHPEMERVVPGPREQH, from the coding sequence GTGCTTTTCACCAAAGACCTCAAGGCAGTTGGGGACGACGCCGACAAAGGTTCCGTGACTACCCTTGCGCACTCCATGATGACCGCCGCCCGTTCCGCAGACTCCGGCTTCGCGGGTCCGGGCGAACTCGACCGCTACCCCTACGGGGAGGTGCCCGGGCCGGAGCGGAGCGCCTCCGCCTGGGAGGGCGGCGATTCCGGTCTGGGCCGGGCCGTCCGGCGTCCGACCAGCAACCGGGGCCGGGGTCTTCACGGTCAACTCGTCCAGCAGCTCGGCCAGATGATCGTCTCCGGCGACCTCGGCGCCGACCGCCCCCTGGTGCCCGAGGAGATCGGGCAGCGCTTCGAGGTCTCCCGCACCGTGGTGCGGGAGTCCCTGCGCGTGCTGGAGGCGAAGGGACTGGTGAGCGCCCGGCCCAACGTGGGGACCAGGGTCCGCCCGGTCAGCGACTGGAACCTCCTCGACCCCGACATCATCGAATGGCGCGCCTTCGGCCCGCAGCGCGAGGACCAGCGCCGCGAGCTCGGCGAACTGCGCTGGACGATCGAGCCGCTCGCCGCCCGCCTCGCCGCGGGCCACGGGCGCGAGGACGCCCAGCAGCGGCTCGCGGACATGGTCGAGATCATGGGCCACGCCCTCGGGCAGGGCGACCTGATGACCTTCTCGCGCGCCGACGCCGAATTCCACGGGCTGCTGATCCAGCTCGCCGGCAACCGGATGCTGGAACACCTCTCCGGCATCGTCTCCGCCGCCCTCCAGGTCTCCGGTGGTCCCGCGACCGGTTGCGACCGGCCGAACGAGACCTCCCTCGCCCATCACGCCCGCATCATCGACACCCTCGCCGAGGGTGACGGGGCCGCGGCCGAGCACGCCATGCGCCAGCTCCTGACCGCCCACCCCGAGATGGAGCGGGTCGTCCCCGGGCCGCGCGAGCAGCACTGA
- a CDS encoding DNA gyrase/topoisomerase IV subunit B — MTAETSVPSTALLAGADQDGSNYTARHLLVLEGLEAVRKRPGMYIGSTDSRGLMHCLWEIIDNSVDEALGGYCDHIEVILHDDGSVEVRDNGRGIPVDVEPKTGLSGVEVVLTKLHAGGKFGGGSYAASGGLHGVGASVVNALSARLDIEVDRDGGTHAISFRRGVPGAFAGTGAKTGADAPFEAGNGLRKVKKIAKSRTGTRVRYWADRQIFLKDAKLDLATLHQRARQTAFLVPGLTIVVRDEYGLGDGGSKGEESFRFDGGISEFCEYLADDRALCDVLRLTGKGTFKETVPVLDDFGQMTPTEVTRELAVDIALRWGTGYDTRIRSFVNIIATPKGGTHVTGFERSLTRTMNEVLRSAKLLRVAEDDIVKDDALEGLTAVVTVRLAEPQFEGQTKEVLGTSAANRIVSQVVAKELKAFLTSTKRDAKAQARAVMEKAVAAARTRIAARQHKDAQRRKTALESSSLPAKLADCRSDDVERSELFIVEGDSALGTAKLARNSEFQALLPIRGKILNVQKSSVSDMLKNAECGAIIQVIGAGSGRTFDLDAARYGKIILLVDADVDGAHIRCLLLTLFQRYMRPMVESGRVFAAVPPLHRIELVQPKRGQDKYVYTYSDRELRDTLMEYQRKNIRYKDSIQRYKGLGEMDADQLAETTMDPRHRTLRRINIADLDSSEHVFDLLMGNEVAPRKEFITSSAATLDRSRIDA, encoded by the coding sequence GTGACCGCCGAGACGTCCGTGCCGTCCACCGCTTTGCTGGCAGGAGCAGACCAGGACGGTTCCAATTACACCGCTCGGCACCTGCTCGTCCTGGAAGGGCTCGAAGCGGTCCGGAAGCGACCGGGCATGTACATCGGGTCCACCGACAGCCGCGGCCTCATGCACTGCCTCTGGGAGATCATCGACAACTCCGTCGACGAGGCCCTCGGCGGCTACTGCGACCACATCGAGGTGATCCTCCACGACGACGGCTCGGTCGAGGTCCGCGACAACGGCCGCGGCATCCCGGTCGACGTCGAGCCCAAGACCGGCCTGTCCGGCGTCGAGGTGGTGCTGACCAAGCTGCACGCGGGCGGCAAGTTCGGCGGCGGCTCGTACGCGGCCTCCGGCGGACTGCACGGCGTCGGGGCCTCCGTGGTGAACGCCCTCTCCGCCCGCCTGGACATCGAGGTGGACCGCGACGGCGGCACCCACGCCATCAGCTTCCGGCGGGGTGTCCCGGGCGCCTTCGCCGGGACCGGCGCCAAGACCGGCGCCGACGCCCCCTTCGAAGCGGGCAACGGCCTGCGGAAGGTCAAGAAGATCGCCAAGTCGCGTACCGGTACCCGGGTGCGGTACTGGGCGGACCGGCAGATCTTCCTCAAGGACGCCAAGCTGGACCTCGCCACCCTGCACCAGCGCGCCCGCCAGACGGCCTTCCTGGTCCCGGGGCTGACCATCGTGGTCCGGGACGAGTACGGCCTGGGCGACGGCGGCTCGAAGGGCGAGGAATCCTTCCGCTTCGACGGCGGCATCAGTGAGTTCTGCGAGTACCTGGCGGACGACCGGGCCCTGTGCGACGTGCTGCGCCTCACCGGCAAGGGCACCTTCAAGGAGACCGTCCCCGTCCTCGACGACTTCGGCCAGATGACGCCGACCGAGGTCACCCGCGAGCTGGCCGTCGACATCGCGCTGCGCTGGGGCACCGGGTACGACACCAGGATCCGCTCGTTCGTCAACATCATCGCCACCCCCAAGGGCGGCACCCACGTCACGGGCTTCGAGCGGTCCCTCACCCGCACCATGAACGAGGTGCTGCGCTCGGCCAAGCTGCTGCGCGTCGCCGAGGACGACATCGTCAAGGACGACGCCCTGGAGGGGCTGACCGCCGTCGTCACCGTCCGGCTGGCCGAGCCGCAGTTCGAGGGCCAGACCAAGGAGGTGCTGGGCACCTCGGCGGCCAACCGGATCGTCTCCCAGGTGGTCGCCAAGGAGCTGAAGGCCTTCCTGACCTCCACCAAGCGGGACGCGAAGGCGCAGGCCAGGGCGGTCATGGAGAAGGCGGTCGCCGCCGCCAGGACGCGTATCGCCGCCCGCCAGCACAAGGACGCCCAGCGCCGCAAGACCGCCCTGGAGTCCTCCTCGTTGCCGGCCAAGCTGGCCGATTGCCGCAGCGACGACGTGGAGCGCAGCGAGCTCTTCATCGTCGAGGGTGATTCCGCGCTCGGTACCGCCAAGCTCGCCCGGAACAGTGAGTTCCAGGCCCTGCTGCCGATCCGCGGCAAGATCCTCAACGTCCAGAAGTCCTCCGTCAGCGACATGCTGAAGAACGCCGAGTGCGGTGCGATCATCCAGGTGATAGGAGCGGGCTCGGGCCGCACCTTCGACCTCGACGCCGCCCGCTACGGCAAGATCATCCTGCTCGTGGACGCCGATGTGGACGGCGCCCACATCCGCTGTCTGCTGCTGACCCTCTTCCAGCGGTACATGCGCCCGATGGTCGAGTCCGGCCGGGTCTTCGCCGCCGTACCGCCGCTGCACCGCATCGAGCTGGTCCAGCCCAAGCGCGGGCAGGACAAGTACGTGTACACGTACTCGGACCGGGAACTGCGCGACACCCTCATGGAGTACCAGCGGAAGAACATCCGTTACAAGGACTCCATCCAGCGCTACAAGGGCCTCGGCGAGATGGACGCCGACCAGTTGGCCGAGACCACCATGGATCCGCGCCACCGCACCCTGCGCCGCATCAACATCGCGGACCTCGACTCCTCCGAGCACGTCTTCGACCTGCTGATGGGCAACGAGGTCGCGCCGCGCAAGGAGTTCATCACCAGCTCCGCAGCGACGCTGGACCGCTCGCGCATCGACGCCTGA
- a CDS encoding DUF7455 domain-containing protein produces MTTVLTPATPLTAADRCDRCGAQAYLRVVLMSGGELLFCAHHGRKFEPELKKIAAEIQDESERLTATPATAEDER; encoded by the coding sequence GTGACTACTGTTCTGACCCCCGCGACCCCCCTGACGGCCGCTGACCGCTGTGACCGCTGCGGCGCCCAGGCCTACCTGCGCGTCGTGCTGATGAGCGGTGGTGAACTGCTCTTCTGCGCCCACCACGGCCGCAAGTTCGAGCCGGAACTCAAGAAGATCGCCGCTGAGATACAGGATGAGTCCGAGCGGCTGACGGCGACCCCGGCCACGGCCGAGGACGAGCGCTGA
- a CDS encoding sucrase ferredoxin produces MSTCARAALDLREPLAGTAATARTWLLIEQPGPWGARALTASRLDAALGAALEAAAEGTGVRVALIRRPGGRPAGPGGPRVVAAHTLPGRTWTHTARLPRLEALRSLDLPALGAGDPASFDALGGAPYDGPPLALVCTNGKRDRCCALLGRPLAEELALTAPEEVWETTHLGGHRFSPTLLVLPHGYAYGRAVTTEVKEILRATAAGEVVVDGCRGRSCWDRPGQAAELALRERLPGARPDDLAVTGVEGAATGWEVALAHRDGRRWRVTVAEGTSLPPRPESCGGTPGTPRRMDVVAVREE; encoded by the coding sequence GTGAGTACGTGTGCCCGAGCCGCCCTCGACCTGCGCGAACCGCTCGCCGGAACCGCCGCCACCGCCCGCACCTGGCTGCTGATCGAGCAACCCGGCCCGTGGGGCGCCCGCGCCCTGACCGCCAGCCGTCTCGACGCCGCGCTCGGCGCCGCGCTGGAGGCCGCCGCCGAGGGCACCGGGGTCCGCGTCGCCCTCATCCGGCGGCCCGGCGGGCGCCCCGCCGGCCCCGGTGGCCCGCGCGTCGTCGCCGCCCACACCCTCCCCGGCCGCACCTGGACGCACACCGCCCGCCTGCCCCGCCTGGAGGCACTGCGCTCCCTCGACCTGCCCGCCCTCGGCGCCGGTGACCCGGCCTCCTTCGATGCGCTGGGCGGCGCGCCGTACGACGGGCCGCCCCTCGCCCTGGTGTGCACCAACGGGAAGCGGGACAGGTGCTGCGCCCTGCTGGGCCGGCCACTCGCCGAGGAACTGGCGCTCACCGCGCCCGAGGAGGTCTGGGAGACCACCCACCTCGGCGGCCACCGCTTCTCCCCCACCCTGCTGGTCCTGCCGCACGGCTACGCCTACGGCCGCGCCGTCACCACCGAGGTCAAGGAGATCCTGCGGGCCACCGCCGCCGGCGAGGTCGTCGTGGACGGCTGCCGGGGCCGCTCCTGCTGGGACCGGCCGGGGCAGGCCGCCGAACTGGCCCTGCGCGAACGGCTGCCCGGCGCCCGTCCCGACGACCTCGCGGTCACCGGCGTCGAGGGAGCCGCAACCGGCTGGGAGGTGGCGCTGGCCCACCGCGACGGGCGGCGCTGGCGGGTCACCGTGGCCGAGGGCACGTCGCTGCCGCCCCGCCCCGAGTCGTGCGGCGGGACGCCGGGGACGCCGCGGCGGATGGACGTCGTGGCGGTGCGGGAGGAGTGA
- a CDS encoding DNA gyrase/topoisomerase IV subunit A has translation MARRSTKTPPPDDFEERILDIDVVDEMQGSFLEYAYSVIYSRALPDARDGMKPVHRRIVYQMNEMGLRRDRGYVKCARVVGEVMGKLHPHGDASIYDALVRMAQPFSMRLPLVDGHGNFGSLGNDDPPAAMRYTECRMADATSLMTESIDENTVDFAPNYDGQEQEPVALPAAFPNLLVNGASGIAVGMATNMPPHNLGEVVAAARHLIKHPGADLETLMRFVPGPDLPTGGRIVGLGGVRDAYATGRGTFKIRATVTVENVTPRRKGLVVTELPFSVGPEKVISKIKDLVGAKKLQGIADVKDLTDREHGLRLVIEIKNGFVPEAVLEQLYKLTPMEESFGINNVALVDGQPLTLGLKELLEVYLDHRFTVVRRRSEFRRGRKRDRLHLVEGLLVALVDIDEVIRIIRDSENSAEARERLIERFSLSDIQTQYILDTPLRRLTRFDRIELESERDRLNAEIEELTRILDSDAELRKLVSSELAAVAKKYGTDRRTVLLESSGAAAAVPLQVEDTACRVLLSSTGLLARTADDKPLADAPKRVKHDLIVSAVAATARGEVGAVTSAGRLLRLQVIDLPQLPGTDTAPSLSGGAPVAEFLTLEADERLVCLTTLDESSQGLALGTAQGVVKRVVPDYPSHKEELEVIALKEGDRVVGAAELRTGEEDLVFITDEAHLLRFPASVVRPQGRPAGGMAGVKLGEGSRVVSFTAVDPAVDAVVFTVAGSRGTLDDSVQTTAKVTPFDQYPRKGRATGGVRCQRFLKGEDCLSFAWAGPAPARAAQRDGTPAELPDPDPRRDGSGVSLPKPVAAAAGPVG, from the coding sequence ATGGCCCGCCGCAGCACGAAGACCCCGCCACCGGACGACTTCGAGGAGCGCATCCTCGACATCGACGTTGTCGACGAGATGCAGGGCTCCTTCCTGGAGTACGCCTACTCGGTGATCTACTCGCGAGCCCTGCCCGACGCGCGGGACGGCATGAAGCCGGTGCACCGGCGGATCGTCTACCAGATGAACGAGATGGGGCTGCGCCGCGACCGCGGCTACGTGAAGTGCGCCCGGGTGGTCGGCGAGGTGATGGGCAAGCTCCACCCGCACGGCGACGCCTCGATCTACGACGCGCTGGTGCGCATGGCGCAGCCGTTCTCCATGCGGCTGCCGCTGGTCGACGGCCACGGCAACTTCGGTTCGCTGGGGAACGACGACCCGCCGGCGGCGATGCGGTACACCGAGTGCCGGATGGCCGACGCCACCTCCCTGATGACCGAGTCGATCGACGAGAACACGGTCGACTTCGCGCCCAACTACGACGGCCAGGAGCAGGAGCCGGTGGCACTCCCCGCCGCCTTCCCGAACCTGCTGGTCAACGGCGCCTCCGGGATCGCGGTCGGCATGGCCACCAACATGCCGCCGCACAACCTCGGGGAGGTCGTCGCCGCCGCCCGCCACCTCATCAAGCACCCGGGCGCCGACCTGGAGACCCTGATGCGGTTCGTGCCGGGGCCCGACCTGCCGACCGGCGGGCGGATCGTCGGACTGGGCGGGGTGCGCGACGCGTACGCCACCGGGCGCGGCACGTTCAAGATCCGCGCCACGGTCACGGTGGAGAACGTCACGCCGCGCCGCAAGGGACTGGTCGTCACCGAGCTGCCGTTCAGCGTCGGCCCGGAGAAGGTCATCTCCAAGATCAAGGACCTGGTCGGCGCGAAGAAGCTCCAGGGCATCGCCGACGTCAAGGACCTCACCGACCGCGAGCACGGCCTGCGGCTGGTCATCGAGATCAAGAACGGCTTCGTGCCCGAGGCGGTCCTGGAGCAGCTCTACAAGCTGACGCCGATGGAGGAGTCCTTCGGCATCAACAACGTCGCCCTGGTCGACGGCCAGCCGCTCACCCTCGGCCTCAAGGAGCTGCTGGAGGTCTACCTGGACCACCGGTTCACCGTGGTCCGGCGCCGCAGCGAGTTCCGGCGCGGCAGGAAGCGCGACCGGCTGCACCTGGTCGAGGGCCTGCTGGTGGCGCTCGTCGACATCGACGAGGTCATCCGCATCATCCGGGACAGTGAGAACTCCGCGGAGGCCCGCGAGCGCCTCATCGAGCGGTTCTCCCTCAGCGACATCCAGACGCAGTACATCCTGGACACGCCGCTGCGCCGCCTCACCCGGTTCGACCGGATCGAGCTGGAGTCCGAGCGGGACCGGCTCAACGCCGAGATCGAGGAGCTGACGCGCATCCTCGACTCCGACGCCGAGCTGCGCAAGCTGGTCTCCTCGGAGCTGGCGGCGGTCGCCAAGAAGTACGGCACGGACCGGCGCACGGTGCTGCTGGAGTCCTCCGGCGCGGCGGCCGCGGTGCCCCTCCAGGTGGAGGACACCGCCTGCCGGGTGCTGCTCTCCTCCACGGGGCTGCTGGCCCGGACCGCGGACGACAAGCCGCTGGCCGACGCGCCGAAGCGGGTCAAGCACGATCTGATCGTCTCGGCGGTGGCGGCGACGGCGCGCGGCGAGGTCGGCGCGGTCACCTCGGCCGGGCGGCTGCTGCGGCTCCAGGTGATCGACCTGCCGCAGCTGCCGGGGACGGACACCGCGCCGAGCCTGTCGGGCGGGGCGCCGGTCGCCGAGTTCCTCACCCTGGAGGCCGACGAGCGGCTGGTCTGCCTGACCACGCTGGACGAGTCCTCCCAGGGTCTCGCGCTCGGCACGGCGCAGGGCGTGGTCAAGCGCGTGGTGCCCGACTACCCCTCGCACAAGGAGGAGTTGGAGGTCATCGCCCTCAAGGAGGGCGACCGGGTCGTCGGTGCGGCGGAGCTGCGTACCGGCGAGGAGGACCTGGTCTTCATCACCGACGAGGCGCATCTGCTGCGCTTCCCCGCCTCGGTGGTCCGCCCGCAGGGCCGTCCGGCCGGCGGCATGGCGGGGGTGAAGCTGGGGGAGGGCTCCCGGGTGGTGTCGTTCACCGCGGTCGACCCGGCGGTGGACGCGGTGGTGTTCACGGTGGCCGGCTCCCGCGGCACGCTGGACGACTCGGTGCAGACCACGGCGAAGGTGACCCCCTTCGACCAGTACCCGCGCAAGGGCCGGGCCACCGGCGGGGTGCGCTGTCAGCGGTTCCTGAAGGGCGAGGACTGCCTGAGCTTCGCCTGGGCGGGCCCGGCCCCGGCCCGCGCGGCCCAGCGCGACGGCACGCCGGCGGAGCTGCCCGACCCGGACCCGCGGCGCGACGGCTCGGGCGTGTCGCTGCCCAAGCCGGTGGCCGCGGCGGCCGGCCCCGTCGGCTGA
- a CDS encoding S1 family serine peptidase, which produces MRRRWNRSGRAGLVAAAAVLAAPLCGPAPAAADSVVVGGSPAGVDEHPWVVALGSRDRFGGERSGQFCGGVVVGERTVLTAAHCVDEEVLGTALSRVPDLRVISGRDDLRSTAKGRETAVREVWVNPEYDSVTNAGDIARLTLAEPLPASSVLPVARPRAAEEKAGSKAAVFGWGDTTGNGTYSSRLRSVGVTVLEDATCRRAYPGSSVGRYQADTMLCAGDPRGGRDACQGDSGGPLVSRGKLIGLVSWGSGCGRASSPGVYTRVSEVAP; this is translated from the coding sequence ATGCGGCGTCGATGGAACCGAAGCGGACGGGCCGGGCTGGTCGCGGCCGCGGCCGTGCTGGCGGCCCCGCTCTGCGGCCCCGCCCCCGCGGCGGCTGACAGCGTCGTGGTGGGCGGCAGCCCGGCCGGCGTCGACGAGCACCCCTGGGTCGTCGCCCTCGGCAGCCGCGACCGGTTCGGCGGTGAGCGCTCCGGCCAGTTCTGCGGCGGCGTGGTCGTCGGTGAGCGGACGGTGCTGACCGCCGCGCACTGCGTGGACGAGGAGGTGCTCGGAACCGCCCTGTCGCGCGTCCCCGACCTGCGGGTTATCTCCGGCCGGGACGACCTGCGCAGCACGGCGAAGGGGCGGGAGACCGCGGTCCGCGAGGTCTGGGTCAATCCGGAGTACGACTCGGTCACCAACGCGGGCGACATCGCCCGGCTGACCCTCGCCGAACCCCTGCCCGCCTCGTCCGTGCTGCCCGTCGCCCGGCCGAGGGCCGCCGAGGAGAAGGCGGGCAGCAAGGCCGCGGTGTTCGGCTGGGGCGACACGACCGGTAACGGAACGTACTCGTCCCGGCTCAGGTCCGTCGGGGTGACCGTGCTGGAGGACGCCACCTGCCGGCGTGCCTACCCGGGCAGTTCCGTCGGCCGCTACCAGGCGGACACCATGCTCTGTGCCGGTGACCCGCGCGGCGGCCGGGACGCCTGCCAGGGGGACAGCGGCGGGCCGCTGGTGTCGCGGGGCAAGCTGATCGGTCTGGTCTCCTGGGGCAGCGGCTGCGGACGGGCCAGCAGTCCCGGCGTGTACACCCGGGTCTCCGAGGTCGCCCCGTAG
- a CDS encoding CobW family GTP-binding protein, with product MGRQQIPVVVLAGFLGSGKTTLLNQLLRRSRGTRIGALVNDFGAIEIDAMAVAGQVGSTVSLGNGCLCCAVDVAELDTYLERLTRPEAGLDVIVIEASGLAEPVELVRMVLASENPYVLYGGLVEVVDAAEYASTRERHPELDRHLAAADLVVLNKSDRVAPAELDRLLAVVRERAEHGAVTPAAHGRIDPELLFDRRPQTERYGQLSFDDAREEDEPEGCRGGHGDGHDGHLHAAYDSVAFTSTTPLHPRLLMDFLDARPEGLYRIKGFVDFGPLDPGHVYTLHAVGRFLRFTPRAWEPGEERRTQMVLIGSGIDPDALSTALDGCRDQAGQAEERHLWSVLRFVRADEDTADPDDPEVLRTEVADAGRPVG from the coding sequence GTGGGCAGGCAGCAGATCCCGGTCGTCGTCCTCGCCGGCTTCCTCGGCTCGGGCAAGACCACCCTCCTCAACCAGTTGCTCCGGCGCAGCCGGGGCACCCGGATCGGCGCCCTCGTCAACGACTTCGGCGCCATCGAGATCGACGCCATGGCCGTCGCCGGACAGGTCGGCTCCACCGTCTCGCTCGGCAACGGCTGCCTGTGCTGCGCCGTCGACGTCGCCGAACTCGACACCTACCTGGAGCGGCTGACCCGCCCGGAGGCCGGGCTCGACGTCATCGTCATCGAGGCCAGCGGTCTCGCCGAACCGGTCGAGCTGGTCCGCATGGTCCTGGCCAGCGAGAACCCGTACGTCCTCTACGGCGGTCTCGTCGAGGTGGTCGACGCCGCCGAGTACGCGTCGACCCGTGAGCGGCACCCGGAACTCGACCGGCACCTCGCCGCCGCCGACCTCGTCGTCCTCAACAAGAGCGACCGCGTCGCCCCCGCCGAACTGGACCGCCTGCTCGCCGTCGTCCGCGAACGTGCCGAGCACGGTGCCGTCACCCCCGCCGCCCACGGCCGGATCGACCCGGAACTCCTCTTCGACCGCCGCCCCCAAACCGAGCGCTACGGCCAGCTCTCCTTCGACGACGCCCGCGAGGAGGACGAGCCCGAGGGCTGTCGCGGCGGCCACGGGGACGGCCACGACGGGCATCTGCACGCCGCCTACGACAGCGTCGCCTTCACCTCCACGACCCCGCTCCACCCGCGCCTGCTCATGGACTTCCTCGACGCGCGGCCCGAAGGGCTCTACCGCATCAAGGGATTCGTGGACTTCGGTCCGCTCGACCCCGGCCACGTCTACACCCTGCACGCCGTCGGCCGCTTCCTGCGCTTCACCCCGCGCGCCTGGGAGCCCGGCGAGGAGCGGCGCACCCAGATGGTCCTGATCGGCTCCGGCATCGACCCCGACGCCCTCTCGACCGCGCTGGACGGCTGCCGCGACCAGGCCGGTCAGGCCGAGGAGCGGCACCTGTGGAGCGTCCTGCGCTTCGTCCGCGCCGACGAGGACACCGCCGACCCGGACGACCCCGAGGTACTGCGCACCGAAGTGGCCGACGCCGGGCGGCCCGTGGGCTGA